A stretch of Rhinoderma darwinii isolate aRhiDar2 chromosome 4, aRhiDar2.hap1, whole genome shotgun sequence DNA encodes these proteins:
- the LOC142759082 gene encoding cytochrome P450 2K1-like produces MDPITILLSVFVILLVVVASKKWNQGISKNYPPGPKPLPIIGNILTINMSKPYKTFVELTKKYGTVFSIQIGMSKMVVLCGYDTIKDALINHGDKFLDRPKANVFSRTTKDHGVILANGENWKVMRRFTLSTLRDYGMGKKSIEDKIIEEAESLVQKFKTYKGKPFNNLKNVNAAVANIIVAILLSHRYDYEDPTILKLMALINENIRLFGSPLLRLYNSFPLLIHWLPGPHRKIFANIREFHSFLESTFTKQRKELDVDDQRNLIDAFLVKQQEGKPESTQYFHNENLIALVADLFIAGMETTSTTLRWGLLLMMKYPEIQKKVQNEIEKVIGSAQPQVEHRKQMPYTDAVIHEIQRFGDIVPGNVPHVASQDVTFRGYFIPKGTVVIPLLHSVLKDATYFKKPDEFYPEHFLDSSGNFKKNEAFIPFSLGKRSCAGETLAKMELFLFFTTLLQNLTFQAPPGAKLDLTAGQGSTNAPKTYEICAIARR; encoded by the exons ATGGACCCGATCACAATTCTTCTGTCTGTCTTTGTCATATTACTTGTGGTTGTTGCTTCTAAGAAATGGAATCAAGGAATTTCCAAAAACTACCCCCCAGGACCAAAACCCTTACCAATCATTGGAAATATCCTCACAATTAACATGTCAAAACCTTATAAGACATTTGTGGAG TTGACTAAAAAGTACGGCACAGTCTTCAGCATCCAGATTGGCATGTCAAAAATGGTTGTCCTATGTGGTTACGATACTATTAAAGATGCTCTAATCAACCATGGGGATAAGTTTTTGGACAGGCCAAAGGCAAACGTGTTTTCTCGAACAACAAAAGATCATG GCGTCATCCTGGCTAATGGGGAGAACTGGAAAGTGATGAGAAGATTTACTCTGTCAACATTACGAGACTATGGAATGGGGAAAAAGAGTATTGAAGACAAGATTATTGAAGAGGCCGAGTCTCTGGTACAGAAATTTAAAACCTATAAAG GGAAACCTTTCAATAACTTGAAAAATGTAAATGCAGCCGTAGCCAATATAATAGTGGCCATACTGCTCAGCCATAGATATGATTATGAGGACCCAACCATATTGAAGCTCATGGCCTTAATTAATGAAAATATAAGACTCTTTGGGAGTCCTCTGCTCAGG CTATACAACAGTTTTCCATTGCTGATTCACTGGTTGCCGGGACCTCACAGGAAAATTTTTGCAAACATCAGAGAGTTTCACAGTTTTTTAGAGTCAACATTTACTAAACAGAGAAAAGAACTGGATGTGGATGACCAGCGAAATCTAATTGATGCCTTCCTTGTCAAGCAACAAGAG GGAAAGCCGGAATCCACTCAGTACTTCCACAATGAGAACCTGATTGCTCTGGTGGCAGATCTGTTCATTGCTGGAATGGAGACCACGTCAACCACATTGAGATGGGGTCTTCTGCTCATGATGAAATATCCAGAAATTCAAA AAAAAGTCCAAAATGAAATTGAAAAAGTGATTGGATCAGCTCAACCTCAGGTAGAACATAGGAAACAAATGCCCTATACAGACGCCGTCATTCATGAGATTCAGAGATTTGGTGACATTGTACCGGGTAATGTCCCTCATGTAGCTTCTCAAGATGTCACGTTTAGAGGGTATTTTATACCGAAG gGCACTGTTGTTATCCCATTACTGCACTCTGTACTGAAAGATGCAACTTACTTTAAGAAACCTGATGAGTTTTATCCAGAACACTTTCTTGACTCTAGTGGAAATTTTAAAAAGAACGAGGCCTTCATACCATTCTCATTAG GAAAAAGAAGTTGTGCTGGGGAAACCTTGGCTAAAATGGAGCTGTTCCTATTCTTCACAACATTATTACAAAACCTCACATTCCAGGCCCCTCCTGGGGCAAAATTGGACCTCACTGCTGGACAGGGGTCTACAAATGCTCCCAAAACCTATGAAATCTGTGCCATAGCTCGCAGATAG